ctttattaatccctaTGGGGAAATTTGCTAATGACTCACTGCTTCCTGAAAAGAGACCCTTGCTACTGAGTTAATGCTCCGTCTTTAACACAACAGTATCTTTAGGAGAAATCAACACTACCCCTCACATGCTCAGCAGAGCTTGTGCATAGTCTCGCCTCCCCCCTCCTGATCTGCTGAATGGTCTGCCAGAACATCTTTTTCCATAACCTCCATCAATTCCCATGACACAGACTTTTTATCTGCCACTACTTTCCCAGGAGCCCTTCTGACTCTCTTATACGCCTCAAGCGAATCACGTCCAACGGTGCATCCTAGGGATTAGCACCATGTCTTTACACCATGTTTTCTGACCACAGCTTTATGATCAAACGATTTGTAGAATTTCCGTTCAGACTCGATGTCCTTAATCTCAGTAGGTACAAGAAAGATGTTCTTTTAGAGCTTTGAATTCAATTCATCTCTCACCTAAGCTTCTTTACAGCACCCAGTAAATCGACTCAATTTTGGACTTATTGCACAAGGTTCACAAGCTTGTCGACACCCAACCATGACTCTCATAAGCCTGACGATTCTTCCATTTAAGAATAAATCCCTGTTTTCACTTAGAATAACCTCCAATCTTCTAGAAATGCACAAGACTTTGGAGAATGTTGTGGGGATTTGTCCATTCAGCAAGAGCTCAGGTCAAGGCTCTGTTTCATGCTCAAGCAGGTAAAGCTTAGTGTACATGAAATATAGTGTACATGAAAGCTTAATATAGTGCATCAAGGTACGACAAGGTACGAGTTCATTCAATTAGTTAATTTATCGTTTATTATATTAGATGATGGGGGgaaacggtggcttagtggttagcacgttcgcctcacacctccagagggttcgattcccgcctccgccttgtgtgtttggagtttgcatgttctccccgtgcctcgggggtttcctccgggtactccggtttcctcccccggtccaaagacatgtaggttgattggcatctctggaaaattgtgagagtgtgtgagtgaatgagagtgtgtgtgtgccctgtgatgggttggcactccgtccagggtgtatcctgccttgatgcccgattacgcctgagataggcacaggctccccgtgacccgaggtagttcggatatgcggtagaaaatacatgaatgaatgaatgaatgaatgaatgaatgaaggaatgaatgatgATTAGAtgatagtttatttatttaggtttgcTCAGAGATGTTTGACCAACACTAGGCATTTGTTGAGATCTTCACAAAAGCCAACGGGGGCTGTTTAATGAATTCAActctttaaattattttaattatgtcgCTAAATGTCAAGAAGGTTTTCAGATATTTGAGgtattgaaaacattttaaaacaattggCATACTACTACAGAATAATATTTCATCGAATAATTTATTTGACGAATCTTTTACCGAATCTTCCGTACACCGTTACAAATTCTTATTCTACTTACCTTTGAAAGAGGCAAAACCAAAAAGGCTCCTCCACCACTGGACTCCACTATAACTGCCAGGAACTTGGGGTTGACTGCACAGAACGAGCTGTCCCACGTCACCTTGGAAACCCGAATATCATCGTAACCCTGCTCCGGCTTCGCAGCTTGACCGAAAACATGCCGGAACTTACTCTGGCGCACGATACTGCGACTCATCactaggggaaaaaagaaaggaaaaggtgAGATTAAAGACGACGTTAAACTCCTGGATCAACGGAGCCGTTAGATCTGTTATACCCGCCATTAATACTACGTAAACGTCAGTACACAAGCCCACGATTGACTAATGTCCGTCTCCAGATACAAAAATCTATGCCAGTATTGTGATTTGCTCTTGATGACATTGTAAACAATTACAGTTGCACTGCTCATGAGATTCAGAAAGCATGACTCAAACCACCAAATCCAGGTTCCTTTGCCATGCTGGTGAGAATCTGGTCCATGGAGAACTGAacagtattcaattcaattcaagtttatttatatggcgctttttacaatggacattgtctcaaagcagctttacagaacgtaaacatagaacagaagataaacataaagagaaatataaagaattaatataataaaaattcaagatatatatagttcacagtgtgtatgtatgtatgtatgtatatgtatttatccccaatgagcaagtctgaggtgactcaggcagcaatggcaaggaaaaactcccttagattggtaaaggaagaaaccttgagaggaaccagactcaaaggggaacctcatcctcatatgggtgacactagatggtgtgattccaaatatacaatcaggcaagtgttgtattggtgtagggatcacatggagttcagatctcctcttagtatcacagagtccaactggagctggtagatctgtagatgtagACTAATATGATATTTATAGAGGTTTGCTTAATGATCTGTGGATGAAACAACTTCATAGTGTATCTTAACGTATAATGACGTGTAACGAACCATACGCTCATCACAGCGTGGACAAACTATCCGGTGCTGCAGGTTTTTATACAGTAGATTCACTAGATTAATATACAGATTTCTTTCACTACTATTCACTTCTGTCTTAAACCTTTGCCATGACGAATGTAAAGGTGTAACTAGattacagaaaaaaactaaatacaGGTACATACATATGACAGGAAAAGGGGTGGAAACAGAAgcaggaagcaaaaaaaaaaaaaaaagcatgtagcAGATTATTAGAATAAAAGATTGCTGCACCAGGAAATGAATGGGATTGGAGACAAACAAGTGTTAATGTTGTTTCATGAAAGTATTAAACTCATAATCATCCACTGGTGTAGCAttcaatacaacattttttaaaaaaactagcATAAAATCATCCTACTGTAGTCATGCCAAGTGGGACGGTCTGTTAAATCTCATTAAGACCTGAAATTATTACATcataacacattcatatacGTCTTATAATATCGAAAGGTGTCGATTTGACCATTTTAACGACAAATATAAAGGTTTCCATTCAGTGCAAGACTGAGAAACACAAGTTGAACGAGTCTGtactgtgtttatgtaaatcGCAAACGCTTGAGTGCAAAATCACCGCAGGGGTCTTTTAACTGGATCTCTACAGGCAATGGAAGAAAGTCAAAAGGTTCTGTTCGTGAGGCGAATACGCTGTCTGTACTTATTCATCAGTACTACTGTTATTTTGCCTTGACGTTTTTTCTCATTCTGCATtaatagatctctctctctttaatcttACTCGTTTCTCTCCTTCACCACCTCCTTTTCACTCACCTCGTCCTACATTTTTAAAGCTAAACagttaatacagaaaaaagaaatctctctctctctctctctctctctctctttctctgtcataCAATCATGCATGCAATACATATCAAAAAGGTAAGACAGCCACATAATTCCACCTCACCTGTAGTTCCAACTTTTGCCAAAGTTCTTCTGGCTTGCTGTGTGTACTGAAGGTCCAGGGGACCTCATTTGAACACAATGGAGGCCACATGGACCTTCCTCATTAGGTTTAGATTGTAATTTTGCACGACATGCAGCAGTTATGCCTGATACTGATGTCAGAGCTACTTACAGCGAATAACCGAGCTAGTGATTTTACTCCTCATTAGACAGTTTAGATACAAAACAGCGAAACTACACTTTAGCTTTTACTTCTGTTCTTTACAAAATTTCTTCATAAAGcttaattttatgtttaaaaagcttttacttATTATATTACGGTTTGCTCCGAACTTTCCAGTAACGGCTTTACAATAAGTcggtgtgtgcttttgtgttatGCTGTTGCCTGGTTGTCACACAACTGTGAAAACCCGTCATGATGTTATTCTGGGAAACTGCACAGGACagaggacaaaaacaaacaggcaCGCAAGCGTCTATCACTAACAAAATCCCACCCTCAGCAAGCTTCACAAGGGATCAGTAATGAACAAGATGTGTGCTGAGTGATCGTAAACTTCTCCCTAATTTATTATTCTTCTAATTGCATTCCTCTGAGAGGTTAAGCTTGTTACCACTGACATAATAAACTAGATCTGTTTATAAGGTAAGTGACAGGATGGACTGGTTTATGCTGACCGGTTTACTGCCACAATTGGTTGCGATCAACAACTACATTTAAGATAAATATAAGGGATATCACTTGGATTTTGCAGTGCAAAAGCAGCGACACACTTAAAAACAGTGACACACTTATGAAGGTCTCGTTAATCGTGCTCCGCTTGTGCGTTTTAAGCTGATCGTGTCCGCAGAAGCTCCTCGATGCCACAAACGGTGTCACTGATTTCTGATTTGATTCTCAAATGTTGTGATTCTTCTACAAATGTTCATGACTTGCCAAAGTCATACTGTATGATGAATAACTActagctgtgtgttttattcctcttaatcCACATCATTTACGGTTAtatgtaatgttgtggaatggTATAGAAGTTAGTTCTAAGTGTTATCGCTTACATTATGGCAGCTCTAATTTGTTGTGTTCTAAGCAGCTACAATCAGTTGTGCTCAACTAGTTTTCTTATAGTCAAAAAGACAAAATGTGAGCACGTGACAGCGCAAAtctttctgtcctgaagactttcccttGGCAGAAAACCTACTATTACatagtgctgacactggagactccttccttaaatgaTTAACgtccttacagaaagcttcaccacatcaacacttatcttattgttgttgtttttgttttaatgctttagtatcaacctttttttctttagcaTCCAAAAAGCCGGTCCTAACTACTGTATCATATAATGATGCGAATACTGTAACGTATTAACACCTTCCGACCACTCCAAAGCATGAGATGTAGGTTTGTGTACTCGTGGATAGTTCAGTGTTTCATCCCAATTCGTTTCTCTGAGACGTGAATCAAAGCACGTGGAATCGAATCTGGATATTGAGTCCATCACTAGAGCAAATGACATGTCCACGTTCCTAATATGGTAATACTGAACTGCCTCTTACTCCCCCTGGTACCCCACATGAACCACACAATAACACCCCCCCTCTCCAACGTCCCtaactccctccctctctctctctctcaaacacatgGCCATTCGCCATAAATATTCCTGTCCTTAAACCCTGCGTGCGTGCAGCCCGAAAAGAAgtgcgcacgcacgcacagggCCACGAAGGCCGGTGCGCAATGGCGCAGTTTTACGCACAAACCCGTGACATGACATTATATAAAAGGGTCATTAGAACAAAATCAACGCAACTCAACGCATAGCTCTGTATGTGAGTGATACATACCTGGTTTTGTTTTTGGCAAATGCTCCTTTCTCTAGTCtctgcttctttttttcccttcacaaCAGATGAAACTCGTTCGTCACtcgtatgtttgtttgttttgttttttttcagatttttttttaattctcggTGAGAAAGTTTATGAACTCGTACAAAAACACTCCGTGTGCTGATCCTCAGGCTTCCActgaaagaaaggagaaaaatagATAGGGGCTGActggacagagggagagagagagagagagagagagagagagagagagagagagagagagagaggtggggggggggggacgagGCGGTTCTACACCGGTCTATTTTCGAAGCGCCTCCATCTCCCGCTACGGAGAGGTCACGTGATAACGTGACACAAATTACCACGTCGTCTTTCAACTTAAACGCAATTTGTTCTACAATTTTTTTAGCCATttgagtatttatttacttttgtttaacCTGTTATGTACGGATATTAAgaccacttaaaaaaaaaaagtgtaataagttaaaaataataataagagtaattatatatatattatatataagtgATATATAAAGTGATATAAAGTGGTCCTAATAGGCGTCACATAACAGgttaaacaaaagtaaataaatactcaaATGGCTACTAATGTAAGCATTTTTGCTGGAAAAAATACACTCGTCCTAATTGGCTTCATGTTAGCCTCCATGGCTAAAAGGCTAGCTGtctataacataaaatatagaATAGTGAAAAAAACTTTGCTACatcacataaatatatatatatatatatatatatatatatatatatatatatatatatatatatatatatatatcacaaaaCAAGTGAATAATTACTCTATGAATACTCTGAGTTAAGCAAATGGCAAAAAAACTAGCTGACTATAAGTAGCTATAGCTATAACTAGCTATTTACTTTCACCTTACAGATAAAACAAGAGCGAAAAATAACACTTtgctacatcatacacacacacacacacacacacacacacacacacatatatatatatattagactaAAAATAGTGAATAAATACTCAAATGGCTACCAAAGGCTTTATGTTAGCTCGTTAGCTCTACGGCTAAATAGCTAGCTGTCTATAAGTAGCTATAGCTATAAATAGCTCCGGTTTTCTGTCTCTTAAATGACAATATCCAGAATTCAGTGTCACACAACTAAGTTCTGAGTACAAAATAAGTTATTTGTACTCAGAAAAAGGTCAGAAAAAGGTCATTTGCAGCCAGTTCACTTAAACAGCGCTGTGTAAGGATTTGTTGTAAAAGTAATATCACTCCGTGAACCGTACATGGATCCACTCATCTAAAGATGGTCTTGtttgtggtttattttgtgGTATTATTGAGTCATGTATTAAAGGTGTTCGTGTGAACAGCAAATGGTTCATCAGTTCCTGTGTCGGATCCACAAGTAAGATGGTCTTGAGTATGATTTGTTGTAAATCATTTTGTGGTCTGATTGATGGATTCGAGTTAAAGATACGACTGGAAACTTGGGTATTGTTTCTAGTGTTTCTTCTTGTAAtcacaacctttttttaatctcacaAACTGGGATGTTCTTGTTTCTAtgataactaaaaaaaaaaaaagtcaagctaccaaaatttaaatacattcaaGTATTTGTTTTAGATTTCCAAAGGCGGGTAATAATGTTGAAGCACACGAGtagaaatattttagaatattataaaatagaaatattcgtgtgttttttttcccaaacgTTTTTTAATTGTCACAGTTTAAGCAgagtaaaaagaaaatccagTTTTAcaaggaacagaaaaaaatggacTAAATTGCACATTGCATCATACAGGCGACCCTAAATACACACGCAGCCAGCATGCGTCCAGATTAAAAACcacagattaaaaaatgtaaaacaataaaaatgataaagtgcATATTACAAACTCCCttgcatttgtttatatattactATACAAAAAACCCAGAAAGGAGAAACTGCACTTAAGAACTGAACACGGAAAGAGAAGGTGTTTACACACGTTGACATATACAGTCATACACATCCATTAAAAATGAATCTATACATACATCCACTAAGCCCCAGAGATCTACATTCTACGTACCACACGACTTAACCCATTCTTAATCGAGCGTTTCATGCACACTAATCGGACGTCCAACAACTCGCACTCggttacaatacacacataactgaatgtattttaacatttattcattcaagtctttcacactcacacacacacacatacaaatcaaATCCCCAGACAACGGAGAATTCAATTCAAGAGCATTCTGCAATACGAGTACGATACTGCAGGCTGAGAGGAATCTCTACGTTTATCACTTGTGTGTAATAAACCATTTGACAGATTATTGTGCAAAGTGTGGGTCGTCGAAAATTTAAACAGGATTGCTATTTGTTACCGATGGGTCCGGGGTTTAAAACCTGCCCCATCAACCCCATCCCAAAGACCAGTAACTTCTCTAATCTTTAATTTTGTGCTCCTTATTGTGTATCTGATTATAGGCTACAAAGCCACCCGGCAGTCTGGTTTTGTAAGGCCCACTGAGGTAAGTGTGGAGGAAAAAACACATGCATGCagcataaacacacaattaaaacaACAGCCTGGGTCACATGGTGTGATAGTAGGAGATTGAGGTTCGTTTTTTAAGCTTCCTCAAAGGATGAGTCCTCCCATACTGTTGCCGTATCGCCACAGGTATTAAGGCAGGCGCTGGCACTGGAGTGTATGCTGGATCTTGGACCTTTCCTTGCTCACTGAACTCGTTAGACGATGATGAGACTGGCAGTGGCATGGGAACCTTGTGCTGTTCTTCTCCAGTCTGGCAGTTTTCCAACCTTTTATCCAAGTGCGATCCAGTAGAAGGGAGGCGGGATGTgcaagagggagggagagaggttGTTCGTCTGGGTAGAACCCGCTTCTTTTTTGAGGTATCGTCGTTAAGAGAGTGAAGTCGTGGCTTCGCAGTGCatggggatgatgatgatgaggcaGGACTGAGCTCCAGTTCGCTTAGATCGTTAGCCGACAGGTCGAGGGAGCCTAGCTTAGCCAGGGAGGCCGATCTCTTGATCAGTGAGGGTGGGGTCAGACCAGCTTGACGCATTCTTGCCTCAACCTCTCTGGCTCGTTCTTGAACTATCCAccctcttttctgttctttcccTGCCAATGGGTGGCTGAGCCTCTTGTCTGACCCGCTGCTCAGCTGGCAGAGGAACGCACCAAGCTGCCTCAGAGTCTCCCACATCTCCCTCAGATGGTCTTGTGAAAAGCAGTCACtgcttgtctctttctctgtgacTCCCTCTAGCTTAAAGACAGCTTCTGAAGAAGACCTGGATGGAGTGGAATGGCTTTGCTTCAAGTGTGAGAGGCTCGTGTCCATCTCTAGGAATCCAGTGTGTCCACGCTCTTCTTCCCTGAGTCTTATTTTGCACTCTTTTCCCATCCCTTCTACTGCAGGTGAAGGTTCCTCCTTTTCTACTTCTACTTCTGCCGTTTCCTCAGGCTGACGGTGGTGGGCTGGCACAGTGTTCAAATCAAGGAAGAGGTCTAAATGAGATGAAGTGTTCTCAGATCCGTCTCCGCTGCTTGTCATAACAGCCGAGCTCTGTGAAGGACAGCCGAGAGCACTCGATAGCAGCGGTGACGGTGAAACGTCTTgctttatcttctgttctagcTGCCTGGTGGCTCGCCGCACTGTACCCTTTGAACAGTCACCTTGCAGGTCCTCTCCGAGCTCCACTTTCTCTGCTTCCGGTGAGTTTTTGACTagctccacctcctcctcctttaaGCTACTCGAATCAGGTTTGCTGGCAGAAGGAGAGGGAGGAGTTATGTTGGGCCTTGTGGACTTCGGTTCTGAGACTGTGTTATAAACCAAAACACTGAAGGTCtcctgaaaaagaaatgaaaaaaaaaaaaaaaaatcattaaggaTAGACACTGAGATGGTGTTACTATAGGCGCAGTTTCCACCTTAGGAACCTTTTCAGGAACTACTTCCAGGAACTATTTCAGCTTCAGGTTTGACTATGATATTGAGATTTGAATAACGACTATGTTATAATACGTAGATTTTCAAAATGCCAGATATCAGCCACATACTTAAGCTGGATTATAGGATTACGTGCAGCTTGACAGAAACACAATGATCCTTATTTTGTGTAGAAATGTGCGCAGATACAAGCACAAACAATGACGAATCAGATTCATGAATCTGAAAATTGAGTTCATGAATCAACTTTAGCTGCATGGATGCAAGCTCCTGACCACTAGTTCCTTATGTACACGTCAGACACATGCAGCATGCCCCAAATTCCCCTCATATACAGATGggtgacaaataaaagaaagaacaacatAAAGACACGTTACTACACTGAGCTGTTTTTGGCATCCTTGGAAATGGCATAAAATATGGGGATTTAACCATTTCTACAGAGAAGGAAAGGGTCGGTCTTCGCCACCCTTTCTTTCGTGCGCTACTAATTCACACTCCtttaatgaatgtaataaatgtgtaaaataaattatacatttaaaataaaataaatgtataaataaataaatattaattaattaattaataaaaaagattaacacaAACCACCAGCAGTATCACTTTAGTTTCTGTGATTATGATGGAAGCAGATAACAAACTGCAACTGAATGTAAACCTGATGAAATTTCTACCATGAGGCATCgaggtcaaaataaaaaaagtgtccCACTTCACCTGCAGTGGtcagtataataatatatatatatatttatatatttttttaggtattaacagacacaaacattcgGAGTTAAGTATATTTTGGACATGCTTCTACCGGGAGAAAcaagccactttattaggaacgtcATACTAATTCTGTGCAAGCTTTGCTCTCAGAATATCCTCGATCCTATGGACATACGTTGATATGACTGCATCACTTACTTGCTGCGTGTTCGTGTTGTACGTCGGCTGTTCTACTACATCCTAACGTTTCTCTAGTGGATTCGGATTCAGTGACTAAATTGTGGCCGATGACGAGTGCAGGTGGTCAGCGACGGATGCTGTTCTGCTCACCAGCGGTTGCAAAAAGAGTTTGTTTAATTTCCGTCTACGCGctggatgtttttattttttctggagCGATCGAAGTCACTGAACCACCACAGGCACGTGCATTTATAGGCAccgtgttcctaataaagtggccattaaatttataataaagtcATGTATAGTGTCTGCACATtaaggaaaaatcactaaatagATTTCTAAATGAATCCTAAATCCATTAACGGTCCTCCCCCTGTGTTCTCTTTCAGGTTAGTTCCTCAAAAGGTTCTGCAACCTTGGTGGAAACAAGCCTTAAGTAAAGACAAATGGACCAAAGGACGACTGACAGCATATGGACCACCAACACCATGATGGAAACAGGGAACCCCATGCAGCATTCCTTTTCACCACAGGGTGTCAGCCAATGACATGAGGTCAAACTGAAAGCATGGTTACGGAGGGGTATGGGGGGGGGTGTCGATACACGTGAGTTTAACAGAAGGGTCAGACTTACTCTCAGTAACACTACTCCGTTGCTGTAATCAAAAATTAATAACAGTGATTTAAGCATCATTTTTAGATCCTTACGTTCAGTAAAATCCACGGTATTAAACAGGCTTGTGCGATATTGTTACGACGTGACTGAGCCGACGTACGAATCCTACGGAATATCTCGTTATCGGTTGCAGTTTGCAGCGATTGttaaattttcttcttttttttttttaaactcggAATACACGATGCCTTGATGCTAATTTAGGTTTTCCTTCGGTTAGTTTTGCATGTGTTTGAATGTTGAGATGACGTCTGTGTTCTTGGCGTCGTTTAAAACATCGAGAAGAACGGGTCAGACCGTCGGCGTCGCTGTCTTTAGAAAGGTTTTGTAGAATACAAACCGGAGGCTCTTTTGCGCCAATGCAGAAACCGCATAACCTATAATTATAATACGTTTTAAAGTTATTATGAACCTTCTTTAAGTTCGTATTTGgttttgattaattattataattaatccGGAAAATCGAGCCGACAGAAGAATCGATATCGCACAAGCCTAATTCATTCGAATCAATTCTTAAAGAACATGGAGAAGTCAAGCAGGGATAGTTGTTTCTACCTTTTTctgttcctcctcctctttatcGGGGTGCTCAGGAAACACGAGCTTCAGCTCCTGGTTCGGGCTTTTATCTCGGATCGTCTGTTTAGAACTCCCACGGCTTTGCGCCTCCTGAGACAGGCCGAGGAATTTCTCTCTAGCGCTGAAGAAATCTATGCGGTCGGAGCTCAGAGCTGTCGGTGATGAGGCAGAAAGTCCCGCTTCCTGTATTGTGGCACTGGGGTGTTGGTGATGGTTATCGTCCTTGGCGAGACCGAGCCCTGCGCAGTCCACGTCTGCATCAGGCACTTGCTGGCTGAATTTTTGCCTAAGCTCAGGCACCTGTGTGTGCTGCCCTGCAGCGGGGGAGTTTGGGGCTTGTCTACTTGGCTCAGGGGTTCTACTCCTAACACACCCTGTTCTGTTCGGAGAGCACATCTCTGGCTGCGCGTGGCTGAGTGATTTAACCTCTGCATCCGGGTGAAGCGCAGGCGACGAGGCACGGTGTAGAAGAGCGGCGGGTGGATGAGGCCGGCTCACCGGGACAGTTTCCGCCATGTTTACGGGTGCCGAATGAGGTCGAGCACCAGGAACTACTGTAGCTGCGCTGGGTTTAGGAAGTAGGGATGGATCGTCGGCAGAAAGACTTTCTTCGGAGTTACCTAGCCCGTTTGTGAAAGGTGCATCCTGCTCGCAGTGCTTTTGACCTGCTGCGGGGCCCGAGGCAGGGC
This genomic interval from Tachysurus vachellii isolate PV-2020 chromosome 17, HZAU_Pvac_v1, whole genome shotgun sequence contains the following:
- the ssh2b gene encoding protein phosphatase Slingshot homolog 2b isoform X2, with the protein product MVRIDVFPSSMVNSLISESFLTVKGAALFLPRGNGSSSSSICSSRITGQRSKHAGDLQQHLQTMFTLLRPEDIIRLAVRLESVRPQCTRYMVVVTTNGRQDTEESVVLGMDFSPSDTSCSIGLVLPLWSDTLIHLDGDGGFSVSTDNRIHVFKPVSVQAMWSALQSLHKACEVARGHNYFPGSLFLTWVSYYQSSMSSDQAHINEWNAMQDVQSHRADSPVLFSDVPTERERTERLIKTRLREIMMQKDLENVTSKEIRTELEMQMGCNLREFKEYIDNEMIVILGQMDSPTEIFEHVYLGSEWNASNLEELQNSGVQYILNVTREIDNFFPGLFEYHNIRVYDEEATDLLAYWNDTYKFISRAKKAGARCLVHCKMGVSRSASTVIAYAMKEYGWDLEQAFDYVKERRAVTKPNPSFMRQLEEYQGILLASRQRHNKLWRSHSDSNLSDHHEPLVKTPAAQSLGRSNPRNQSGNQTSPSLHELLQTLSPASGPAAGQKHCEQDAPFTNGLGNSEESLSADDPSLLPKPSAATVVPGARPHSAPVNMAETVPVSRPHPPAALLHRASSPALHPDAEVKSLSHAQPEMCSPNRTGCVRSRTPEPSRQAPNSPAAGQHTQVPELRQKFSQQVPDADVDCAGLGLAKDDNHHQHPSATIQEAGLSASSPTALSSDRIDFFSAREKFLGLSQEAQSRGSSKQTIRDKSPNQELKLVFPEHPDKEEEEQKKETFSVLVYNTVSEPKSTRPNITPPSPSASKPDSSSLKEEEVELVKNSPEAEKVELGEDLQGDCSKGTVRRATRQLEQKIKQDVSPSPLLSSALGCPSQSSAVMTSSGDGSENTSSHLDLFLDLNTVPAHHRQPEETAEVEVEKEEPSPAVEGMGKECKIRLREEERGHTGFLEMDTSLSHLKQSHSTPSRSSSEAVFKLEGVTEKETSSDCFSQDHLREMWETLRQLGAFLCQLSSGSDKRLSHPLAGKEQKRGWIVQERAREVEARMRQAGLTPPSLIKRSASLAKLGSLDLSANDLSELELSPASSSSSPCTAKPRLHSLNDDTSKKKRVLPRRTTSLPPSCTSRLPSTGSHLDKRLENCQTGEEQHKVPMPLPVSSSSNEFSEQGKVQDPAYTPVPAPALIPVAIRQQYGRTHPLRKLKKRTSISYYHTM
- the ssh2b gene encoding protein phosphatase Slingshot homolog 2b isoform X1, with amino-acid sequence MALVTVQRSPTPSATSSPCVSESGSGEDDRRSHPRSISESFLTVKGAALFLPRGNGSSSSSICSSRITGQRSKHAGDLQQHLQTMFTLLRPEDIIRLAVRLESVRPQCTRYMVVVTTNGRQDTEESVVLGMDFSPSDTSCSIGLVLPLWSDTLIHLDGDGGFSVSTDNRIHVFKPVSVQAMWSALQSLHKACEVARGHNYFPGSLFLTWVSYYQSSMSSDQAHINEWNAMQDVQSHRADSPVLFSDVPTERERTERLIKTRLREIMMQKDLENVTSKEIRTELEMQMGCNLREFKEYIDNEMIVILGQMDSPTEIFEHVYLGSEWNASNLEELQNSGVQYILNVTREIDNFFPGLFEYHNIRVYDEEATDLLAYWNDTYKFISRAKKAGARCLVHCKMGVSRSASTVIAYAMKEYGWDLEQAFDYVKERRAVTKPNPSFMRQLEEYQGILLASRQRHNKLWRSHSDSNLSDHHEPLVKTPAAQSLGRSNPRNQSGNQTSPSLHELLQTLSPASGPAAGQKHCEQDAPFTNGLGNSEESLSADDPSLLPKPSAATVVPGARPHSAPVNMAETVPVSRPHPPAALLHRASSPALHPDAEVKSLSHAQPEMCSPNRTGCVRSRTPEPSRQAPNSPAAGQHTQVPELRQKFSQQVPDADVDCAGLGLAKDDNHHQHPSATIQEAGLSASSPTALSSDRIDFFSAREKFLGLSQEAQSRGSSKQTIRDKSPNQELKLVFPEHPDKEEEEQKKETFSVLVYNTVSEPKSTRPNITPPSPSASKPDSSSLKEEEVELVKNSPEAEKVELGEDLQGDCSKGTVRRATRQLEQKIKQDVSPSPLLSSALGCPSQSSAVMTSSGDGSENTSSHLDLFLDLNTVPAHHRQPEETAEVEVEKEEPSPAVEGMGKECKIRLREEERGHTGFLEMDTSLSHLKQSHSTPSRSSSEAVFKLEGVTEKETSSDCFSQDHLREMWETLRQLGAFLCQLSSGSDKRLSHPLAGKEQKRGWIVQERAREVEARMRQAGLTPPSLIKRSASLAKLGSLDLSANDLSELELSPASSSSSPCTAKPRLHSLNDDTSKKKRVLPRRTTSLPPSCTSRLPSTGSHLDKRLENCQTGEEQHKVPMPLPVSSSSNEFSEQGKVQDPAYTPVPAPALIPVAIRQQYGRTHPLRKLKKRTSISYYHTM